In Dromaius novaehollandiae isolate bDroNov1 chromosome 3, bDroNov1.hap1, whole genome shotgun sequence, the following are encoded in one genomic region:
- the CFAP206 gene encoding cilia- and flagella-associated protein 206, whose protein sequence is MATGAGPGGRMSCHQTENVIKKIIREIGQECASKGQTVSETLVAFMVKAVVLDPRNYFNVDRILTKQDVQSLIQLCVTRLLDTTNPSLDTIKMQVYFDMNYANRAELLKEQHRVLEGRLAPVVRDITDSRPCVKEEMENVYRTIVSYVLLSSGLGSPTDIEVVREVTAALQSVFPQTELATFISLSKKNKEQQLKTLTMLVTGIRLYNKERGKGGNSIDDLPAILNEAIPSATQALDEALNICHTVAPCYTALLESMHEDCRRYMQLSSFKLKEALFNVRQYEAFLCILLSEVITSAREVEVMNMQFAETMEQLKNTVQNKVSVGTTEVFPLFVALSNLWTSFQDEILLLSFLTNMTNNLQQFLETQSQLFPEEVLTSLLEGVTVKSDEERIRETMETRVNVSDFKNQEWLFPETTANFDQLLIQYHGFCAYAIGEKGLILPGNPAIGILKHKDRCYVFSSKESACIFAQNPDKFIQLNTEKAKEHAELIQLLELHHQFEYLAPCAQARSGDECLMKPITKCDSSTQTDTHILPPTIVTSYEWNEWELRRKAIKLANLRRKLTHATQTDLSHMRRESSTQVYLPKDIGTQTKRENSSNVPRPQIFLEGLRGGSSPTTHMVKVDLTRAVDET, encoded by the exons GATGTCTTGCCATCAAACTGAAAATGTCATAAAGAAAATCATTCGTGAAATAGGACAAGAATGTGCCAGCAAAGGACAAACTGTTTCTGAAACCTTAGTAGCTTTCATG GTGAAAGCTGTTGTTCTAGATCCAAGAAATTACTTTAATGTCGATCGAATCCTTACAAAACAAGATGTGCAAAGTCTTATCCAG CTCTGTGTTACTAGACTGCTTGACACAACAAATCCATCCCTGGACACAATTAAGATGCAAGTTTACTTTGATATGAATTACGCAAACCGAG CTGAGTTACTCAAGGAGCAACATCGTGTTCTGGAGGGAAGGCTGGCCCCTGTGGTCAGAGATATCACAGATAGTCGTCCTTGtgtgaaagaagaaatggagaacGTGTATCGAACAATTGTTAGCTATGTGCTGCTGAGTTCTGGCCTTGGATCCCCAACAGATATTGAGGTTGTCAGGGAGGTAACAG CTGCCTTGCAGAGTGTATTCCCTCAGACAGAGCTGGCTACTTTCATCTCACTCAGTAAGAAGAACAAAGAGCAACAGCTGAAAACTCTTACCATGCTCGTCACAGGAATTCGGTTGTACAACAAGGAACGTGGGAAGGGAGGAAACAGCATTGATGACT TGCCAGCCATTCTGAATGAAGCTATTCCGTCAGCTACACAGGCTCTTGATGAAGCTCTTAATATTTGCCACACAGTGGCCCCCTGTTACACAGCTCTTTTGGAATCAATGCATGAAGACTGTCGTAGGTATATGCAGCTtagttcttttaaattaaaagaagcGCTGTTCAACGTGAGACAATATGAAGCCTTCCTTTGCATCCTCCTG tctgAGGTAATTACAAGTGCTCGAGAAGTTGAAGTGATGAACATGCAGTTTGCAGAAACAATGGAGCAGTTAAAAAACACAGTTCAGAATAAGGTTTCTGTGGGTACCACAGAAGTTTTT cCTCTCTTTGTTGCACTTTCGAACCTATGGACCAGCTTTCAGGATGAGATACTGCTGCTAAGTTTCCTCACAAATATGACTAATAATCTGCAACAGTTCTTGGAAACCCAATCACAGCTTTTTCCTGAGGAAGTGCTAACATCTCTTCTTGAAGGAGTGACTGTGAAAAGTGATGAGGAAAGGATAAGAGAAACCATGG AAACCAGAGTAAATGTTTCTGATTTCAAGAACCAAGAATGGCTTTTTCCAGAGACTACTGCTAATTTTGATCAGTTGCTAATCCAGTACCATGGTTTCTGTGCATATGCGATTGGTGAGAAAGGCCTTATCCTTCCAG gaaACCCTGCTATTGGAATTTTGAAGCACAAAGACAGATGTTACGTTTTCAGTTCCAAAGAATCTGCATGTATTTTTGCTCAAAATCCAGATAAATTCATTCAGTTgaatacagaaaaagcaaaagaacatgCAGAGCTAATTCAGCTGCTCGAGCTTCATCATCAGTTTGAATACCTTGCTCCATGTGCACAG GCCAGAAGTGGAGATGAATGTTTGATGAAACCAATCACAAAATGTGACAGTAGTACTCAGACTGATACTCATATCTTGCCCCCAACTATTGTGACATCCTATGAATGGAATGAATGGGAACTGAGAAGAAAAGCTATAAAACTG gCCAATTTGCGTCGCAAATTAACTCATGCCACGCAGACTGATCTCAGCCATATGAGAAGAGAGAGCTCTACCCAAGTGTACTTGCCAAAAGATATTGGCACCCAAACTAAGCGTGAGAACTCAAGCAACGTACCCAGACCACAGATTTTCTTGGAAGGTCTCCGAGGTGGATCATCTCCTACAACTCATATGGTCAAAGTAGACTTAACAAGAGCAGTAGATGAAACCTAG